Proteins from one Nicotiana tabacum cultivar K326 chromosome 23, ASM71507v2, whole genome shotgun sequence genomic window:
- the LOC142177070 gene encoding B3 domain-containing protein At5g26805-like, protein MKKTFFYNFIPSKAEEEACKASNTPWVVTRQLIEIRDIYPPPVLDLKNPWQIKKTVTYDEAVVGKLVLPFIDVFEYIFRYWTLDMANLVVSGHKVNVSLWDVTEENNPKKYDNYFEMLPNDDYALVCLDLYKDRGLSVDDEIGLYWDPRSSTFVFKEIF, encoded by the coding sequence ATGAAGAAGACATTCTTTTACAATTTCATCCCATCaaaagcagaagaagaagcatgCAAAGCTAGCAACACGCCGTGGGTAGTAACTCGTCAGCTAATAGAAATAAGAGACATATACCCTCCTCCAGTTCTTGATTTAAAAAATCCATGGCAAATCAAGAAAACCGTCACGTACGACGAGGCGGTCGTCGGAAAGCTAGTGCTGCCTTTTATTGACGTTTTCGAGTATATTTTTCGATATTGGACGTTGGATATGGCTAACCTTGTAGTGTCAGGGCACAAGGTTAATGTTAGTTTATGGGATGTTACAGAAGAGAATAACCCTAAGAAGTATGATAATTATTTTGAGATGTTGCCTAATGATGATTATGCACTTGTGTGCTTGGATTTGTATAAAGATCGAGGATTAAGTGTTGATGATGAGATTGGATTATATTGGGATCCTAGGTCTTCTACGTTCGTGTTTAAGGAAATATTTTGA